Genomic window (Gadus macrocephalus chromosome 13, ASM3116895v1):
GCAAAACATCCTGTAAATAGTACGACGTGGGTGACCCACCGGTTTTATAAGCCAGGAGAAAGCTATTTTCTCCAACGTCAATGGCGTGAGTCGAAGGCATTTGGAAAGAACATCGTTTAACGTTGGTTGTTTATTAGAGTCAGGTGGTCTCTGAGAatactctctcttccccccttaATGGTGTTTGAGACGGGTGAACCCAAGGAGTCCTATTTTGCAATTTGGACGTGAAGATTGCATCCGTGACCTATGCCCTGTCACATAAAACCCAcgataattaataattataattaataaccCCTTCTTATGTGCCTACATGCGCAAAACATTGGTcgtcatataggcctacaatttGGTAGTCATAAAATAGCCTACCAATGAAATTGCAGCACATCAGAGCATCGGACAACAACAAAGGTGTCACCCTTCTACGTATGTGTTTGTtggttggtgcgtgtgtgtgtgtgtgcgtgcgtgcgttctcATCTTCACATACGGTCTAGCAACATAAATGTGTattgtttgtgcatatgtgtattGTGTGATCAAACGTGCATTGTGTGTGCACCTTTAGGCGCAGTCATGTGGCACAGAGTTCTGATTTGCTGCGCACTACTTGCGCTGTACTCGGCGGCACCGCCAGCGCACATCAACCGCCTGGCTCTGTTCCCCGACAAGAGTGCTTGGTGCGAGGCCAAGAACATCACACAGATAGTCGGGCACACAGGATGTCAGCCGCGGTCTATCCAGAACAGGTCAGAAGTAATATACACGAAATATGTTATTATTTGGTTCACATGCCTGTAGAGTGGATGCTAGAATGAATTCAATTGTATTGACATTGGTAATTATGTACAGCACGTGATACTTTTATTCCCGCTGCAGTATATTTGTAAAgggtgaaagaaaaaaagaaaatattctAGTGTTAGTGTCAGTAAATTCCGAATAAGTATATAACAAATATATTGAGTGTCAGTGTTTTCATTCGTCTGAAATCATGCTGACAGTCTCGGGGGCAGTCAGTATAAATGAATCAGTATATCAACCACAAGTATATCCAGTGTCAGTATaagtgtctgtgtatttattaTAAGCGCATTGAGTGCATCCACTAAAAGTAAGCCCATACCGAGTGGGTATATTCAGTATAAGTGTGTTTGTAAATTCAGCattgtgtgtctcccccctcccttcgcATGCAGAGCGTGCCTGGGGCAGTGCTTCAGCTACAGCGTGCCCAACACATTTCCACAGTCCACCGAGTCTCTGGTCCACTGTGACTCCTGCATGCCTGCTCAGACCCAGTGGGAGGTGGTAAGTCTGCTCACACTTTAGACACCAAACACCCGCCACATGCACCCATTGTGGGAGGCTCTGTGCTGTGGATGTCTATGTGGCACCCTACAAATGGCATGCCCAAATAAGTAGTACGTTCAAACGGCTTCCCACAAAGCATCATGGGTAATCTGACCTTTTGGGAGGTGGGTGAACAATGGGGATACTTCTTTCCGCGGTCTACAATGTAAGCAGACGTTTTTCTGGAAGGGGATTGAAGTGCGACCCCGGACGAAGATGGCCGCGGCTGAACCAAAATAGTTGACTTAATTGTGAGCCGTCTCAAAACACAGCGTGGGACCTTTTCAAATAACACCCACCGAGACGCACACATAATCACTCACCTAGCGCCACACAAAGCTAGCAAAGGGGCTGACATGTTGTTCTGCTGCGCTACACAGACTCCGGTCTGTGGTTCCCTAGGCGTCTAGGGAGCTGCTCCTCGCACTCAGGGCCCCAGCTCATTGTTCCCCTTGGAGCCCGCGGGCCCCGAAGAGTCCTGTGACATGGTGgtctttgtgtgttgggggggggggggtgtttgtacGCAGCAGTCTGGAAGGctgccaggtagggggcggggaaGGTGAAAGCACAGGTGAGATCACAGCGGGTCGTCATGGAAAGGAGAGGCGGGGAGTGCGTGCAGCTGTTATGGCATGTGTACAGCTGTTTTTCGCCGTGACCTCCCTGTCAGGAGACCGAGGGACCGAGCACAcgtagttcttttttttttttaattggaacTGGATGTGGGAGAAGGTCATCGTTTctgacatgttttttttttctgagttGTTTCTGTTCAGCGTTGGACTGGGACAACTCGCTCTCACTCGGGACCAGTGCGCTGGTTTCTTGCGCTTGTGTTTGCTCAGCGCTCGTGAGCCTCATGGATCACGAGTGATCGATTTAAGGAAAAAGCCCTTGCTTGGGATCGTTGACGGAGCTAGCCGTGGTTTAGCTGCACTCCGGCTACAAGGGTTCTGTTTACTTTGTTGACAAACACATTTTGAAGAGAGGGTCCGCAGGACTGCTTGAACTCACCCATgtttcatgtttgtttgtgtgtgtgtgtgtttgcgtgggtgtgtgtgcacgtgcatgcattgatgcatgtatgtgtgtgtgtgtgtgtgtgtgcgtgcatgcgtcactgtgtgcatgtttgtgtgtgtgtgtgtgtgtgcgtggatgtatgtgtgtgtgtgcgtgtgtgcgcgtg
Coding sequences:
- the nbl1 gene encoding neuroblastoma suppressor of tumorigenicity 1, translating into MWHRVLICCALLALYSAAPPAHINRLALFPDKSAWCEAKNITQIVGHTGCQPRSIQNRACLGQCFSYSVPNTFPQSTESLVHCDSCMPAQTQWEVVTLECPGSEETPHVDKLVERIFRCSCQSCSKEGGQEGAVMQLYPAEGAQETPSLSETLSGVQALPHPLTDAHTKHIHSQRERHHTLPHTSDGG